A portion of the Pseudarthrobacter defluvii genome contains these proteins:
- the murC gene encoding UDP-N-acetylmuramate--L-alanine ligase, whose product MTSHNTPGLDSLGKVHFIGIGGVGMSAVARIMVARGVPVSGSDAKDLPVMADLAAAGARIAVGYAAGNLGDAQTVVAGSAIREDNPELAAARQAGLPVLHRSQALAATMGDDVVVTVAGTHGKSTTTSMITVLLRAAGLDPSFAVGANIPALGVNAAHGASGIFVAEADESDGSFLNYRPRIAVVTNVEPDHLDYYGTAEAVYQSFDRFTELLPADGLLVACADDAGALALADRTKARGNTRVVLYGTGEAADIRLDDGGPGQVAVATGGARYGLSLQVPGRHNALNAAAAFAVALELGVDPAAAAEGLASFSGASRRFELKGAERGVRVFDDYAHHPTEVRAALTAARSVAGGNKVHVLFQPHLFSRTREFAAEFADALNLADTALVLDIYPAREDPIPGVTSQLIADHLTEGGRLVSAEDAVKTLAGVAGEGDVVLTVGAGDVTAYGPRIVEALRA is encoded by the coding sequence ATGACCTCCCACAACACGCCCGGCCTGGACTCCCTTGGAAAGGTGCACTTCATTGGCATCGGGGGAGTAGGCATGTCCGCCGTGGCCCGCATCATGGTGGCACGGGGCGTCCCCGTCAGCGGCTCCGATGCCAAGGACCTGCCGGTCATGGCGGACCTCGCCGCTGCCGGAGCGCGCATAGCGGTGGGCTACGCGGCCGGCAACCTGGGCGACGCGCAGACCGTCGTGGCCGGATCGGCAATCCGTGAAGACAATCCTGAACTGGCGGCAGCGCGGCAAGCGGGGCTGCCGGTGCTGCACCGTTCGCAGGCGCTGGCGGCCACCATGGGCGACGACGTTGTGGTGACCGTGGCCGGAACGCATGGCAAGTCCACCACGACGTCGATGATCACCGTCCTGCTGCGGGCAGCGGGCCTGGATCCCAGCTTCGCCGTGGGAGCCAACATTCCCGCGCTTGGCGTCAACGCTGCGCACGGGGCCTCGGGAATCTTCGTCGCCGAGGCAGACGAGTCCGACGGCTCCTTCCTGAACTACCGGCCCCGCATCGCCGTCGTCACCAACGTGGAGCCTGACCACCTGGACTACTACGGCACCGCTGAAGCCGTTTACCAGTCCTTTGACCGCTTCACTGAGCTGCTGCCCGCGGACGGCCTGCTGGTGGCCTGCGCGGACGATGCCGGCGCCCTGGCCCTCGCGGACCGGACCAAGGCGCGGGGCAACACGCGGGTGGTCCTGTACGGTACCGGCGAGGCTGCGGACATCAGGCTGGACGACGGCGGCCCCGGCCAGGTTGCGGTGGCAACAGGCGGTGCCCGGTACGGTCTGTCGCTGCAGGTTCCCGGCAGGCACAACGCCCTGAACGCCGCTGCCGCCTTTGCCGTTGCCCTTGAACTGGGCGTGGACCCGGCCGCAGCGGCCGAGGGCCTGGCCAGCTTCTCCGGTGCCTCCCGCCGCTTCGAGCTGAAGGGCGCGGAGCGGGGGGTGCGGGTGTTTGACGACTATGCCCACCATCCCACTGAAGTCCGTGCGGCCCTGACCGCAGCCCGTTCGGTGGCAGGGGGCAACAAGGTGCATGTCCTGTTCCAGCCGCACCTGTTCTCCCGCACCCGCGAGTTCGCCGCAGAGTTTGCCGATGCCCTCAACCTCGCAGACACCGCCCTGGTCCTGGACATCTACCCCGCAAGGGAAGACCCCATTCCCGGCGTCACCAGCCAGCTCATTGCCGACCACCTCACGGAGGGTGGCCGGTTGGTCAGCGCAGAGGACGCGGTGAAGACGCTCGCCGGAGTGGCAGGGGAAGGGGACGTTGTCCTCACCGTTGGCGCGGGCGACGTCACGGCTTACGGGCCCCGGATCGTGGAGGCGCTGCGTGCCTAG
- a CDS encoding cell division protein FtsQ/DivIB — protein MPSSRRPTYAPPKRNTRPAPGQGTGTPNEATGGAGGDVITASRSIPEQAAQKPARKPAQEQKPAGATVLAFPEPKGRRRRKKVLLAVGTVIALVAALLAAAVYSPVLALKTVSVSGTRLVTPEQVQAALEPLRGKPLPQISDDDVRGLLGSLIQVKSVSVEARPPSTLAVAVHERVPVALVKQGEQYQLVDVDGVQLGTTDDPSAASLPVIDGGAGAIGQDLFRATAAVLGALPADVLAKLSNASAQSVDAVELKLVDGQTIVWGNASEKELKAKVLAALLKAPADPKNPVKVYDVSVPRHPVTR, from the coding sequence GTGCCTAGCTCCCGGCGTCCCACTTACGCCCCGCCCAAACGGAACACCCGCCCGGCTCCCGGGCAGGGGACCGGCACGCCGAATGAGGCGACCGGCGGCGCCGGCGGGGACGTGATTACCGCATCGCGCAGCATTCCGGAGCAGGCGGCACAGAAACCCGCCCGGAAGCCGGCGCAGGAGCAGAAACCGGCCGGGGCAACCGTCCTGGCGTTCCCCGAGCCGAAGGGCCGGCGGCGCCGGAAGAAAGTCCTGCTCGCCGTCGGAACCGTGATTGCGCTGGTGGCCGCCCTGCTGGCCGCCGCCGTCTACTCACCTGTCCTTGCCCTCAAGACCGTCTCGGTCTCCGGCACCCGGCTGGTCACCCCGGAGCAGGTGCAGGCCGCGCTGGAGCCCCTGCGCGGAAAACCGTTGCCGCAAATCAGCGACGACGACGTGCGCGGCCTGCTTGGTTCACTGATCCAGGTGAAATCCGTTTCCGTTGAGGCGCGCCCGCCATCCACCCTTGCCGTCGCCGTGCACGAGCGGGTACCCGTGGCTTTGGTCAAGCAGGGGGAGCAGTACCAGCTGGTCGACGTCGATGGCGTGCAGTTGGGCACCACTGATGATCCCTCGGCGGCCTCCCTTCCCGTGATCGACGGCGGCGCCGGGGCGATTGGCCAGGACCTGTTCCGGGCCACCGCGGCGGTCCTGGGGGCGCTGCCCGCAGACGTGCTGGCCAAGCTGTCCAATGCCTCAGCGCAGTCCGTGGACGCCGTGGAACTCAAGCTGGTGGACGGCCAGACCATCGTGTGGGGCAACGCTTCGGAGAAGGAACTCAAAGCCAAGGTCCTGGCCGCGCTCCTCAAGGCTCCGGCAGATCCCAAGAACCCGGTCAAGGTCTACGATGTCAGTGTGCCCCGGCACCCCGTGACGCGCTGA
- the ftsZ gene encoding cell division protein FtsZ: MAAPQNYLAVIKVVGIGGGGVNAVNRMIEVGLRGVEFIAINTDAQALLMSDADVKLDVGRELTRGLGAGANPEVGKQAAEDHADEIEEVLRGADMVFVTAGEGGGTGTGGAPVVARIARSLGALTIGVVTRPFTFEGRRRAGSAEAGIDALRDEVDTLIVIPNDRLLSISDRNVSVLDAFRSADQVLLSGVQGITDLITTPGLINLDFADVKSVMQGAGSALMGIGSARGEDRAVKAAELAIASPLLEASIDGAHGVLLSIQGGSDLGLFEINEAARLVQEVAHPEANIIFGAVIDDALGDEARVTVIAAGFDDVKATSPSMDQSQPQAAPQRPAAPAAAPASAPQNGNHQGNGNHQQNVQPLHAGIGAAGLSNWGQQRPSAVPADSGFDVDLPSVVEPDLTGNHPDDLDVPDFLK, translated from the coding sequence GTGGCAGCTCCGCAGAATTACTTGGCCGTCATCAAAGTCGTCGGCATCGGCGGCGGTGGCGTGAACGCAGTCAACCGCATGATCGAGGTCGGCCTCAGGGGTGTTGAGTTCATCGCCATCAACACCGACGCCCAGGCCTTGCTGATGAGCGACGCGGACGTGAAGCTCGACGTCGGACGCGAGCTGACCCGCGGCCTGGGTGCAGGCGCCAACCCCGAGGTGGGCAAGCAGGCCGCCGAGGACCACGCGGACGAAATCGAGGAAGTGCTCCGCGGCGCCGACATGGTCTTCGTCACCGCCGGCGAGGGCGGCGGCACGGGCACCGGCGGCGCGCCGGTCGTTGCCCGCATCGCCCGCTCGCTTGGAGCCCTGACCATCGGTGTGGTCACCCGCCCCTTCACCTTCGAGGGCCGCCGCCGTGCCGGTTCGGCCGAGGCGGGCATCGATGCCCTGCGCGACGAGGTGGACACGCTGATCGTGATCCCCAACGACCGCCTGTTGTCCATCAGCGACCGCAATGTGTCCGTCCTTGACGCGTTCCGCTCCGCTGACCAGGTCCTGCTCTCGGGCGTCCAGGGCATCACGGACCTCATCACCACGCCGGGCCTGATCAACCTCGACTTCGCGGACGTTAAGTCCGTTATGCAGGGCGCCGGCTCAGCCCTCATGGGCATCGGCTCCGCCCGCGGCGAGGACCGCGCAGTCAAGGCAGCCGAACTGGCCATCGCCTCGCCGCTGCTGGAAGCATCCATCGACGGCGCGCACGGCGTGCTGCTGTCCATCCAGGGCGGCTCCGACCTCGGCCTGTTCGAAATCAATGAGGCCGCACGGCTGGTCCAGGAAGTGGCCCACCCCGAAGCCAACATCATCTTCGGCGCCGTTATCGATGACGCCCTTGGCGATGAAGCACGCGTGACCGTGATCGCGGCAGGGTTCGACGACGTCAAGGCCACCTCGCCCTCCATGGACCAGTCCCAGCCGCAGGCCGCCCCGCAGCGGCCCGCTGCCCCTGCCGCCGCTCCGGCCTCGGCCCCGCAAAACGGAAACCACCAGGGCAACGGAAACCACCAGCAGAACGTCCAGCCGCTCCACGCCGGCATTGGCGCCGCGGGACTCAGCAACTGGGGCCAGCAGCGTCCCTCGGCTGTCCCCGCGGACTCCGGCTTCGACGTCGACCTGCCTTCCGTGGTGGAGCCGGACCTGACCGGCAACCACCCGGATGACCTGGATGTCCCCGACTTCCTGAAGTAG
- the pgeF gene encoding peptidoglycan editing factor PgeF gives MFHWRADILPGVSAAFTNVDAGNLALHVGDDPAAVQGRRARLEQSIGVAPQSLRFMNQVHGTTVALMDTESAAPEADAMVSRRLPLAVMVADCIPVLLAGESGDGPVLAAVHAGRPGVANGILPAAVERMESLGATRIRAWLGPSICGACYEVPAALRDDVAALVPATRSTTSWDTPALDLPAGARSQLEAVGVDVEYTGACTLETETLYSYRRDRHTGRFAGLVWCHD, from the coding sequence TTGTTCCATTGGCGTGCCGACATCCTGCCCGGGGTGTCGGCCGCATTCACCAATGTGGATGCCGGGAACCTGGCACTGCACGTGGGGGATGATCCCGCTGCGGTCCAGGGGCGCCGCGCACGTTTGGAGCAGTCCATCGGCGTGGCACCGCAGTCTCTGCGTTTCATGAACCAAGTCCACGGCACCACGGTGGCGCTGATGGATACCGAGTCGGCGGCGCCTGAAGCCGACGCCATGGTGTCCCGCCGCCTGCCCCTGGCGGTCATGGTGGCGGACTGCATTCCGGTGCTGCTGGCGGGGGAGTCCGGCGACGGCCCTGTCCTTGCGGCCGTTCATGCCGGCCGCCCCGGTGTCGCAAACGGCATCCTGCCTGCCGCGGTGGAGCGCATGGAGTCCCTTGGCGCTACCCGGATCCGTGCCTGGCTGGGACCGTCGATTTGCGGGGCCTGCTACGAAGTTCCCGCTGCCTTGCGCGATGACGTGGCCGCCCTGGTTCCCGCAACCCGGAGCACCACGTCCTGGGACACCCCCGCCCTTGACCTTCCAGCCGGGGCGCGGAGCCAGCTGGAGGCCGTTGGGGTGGACGTGGAATACACAGGCGCCTGCACGCTTGAGACGGAAACCCTCTATTCATACCGCCGGGACCGCCATACGGGCCGTTTCGCCGGGCTGGTCTGGTGCCATGACTGA
- a CDS encoding YggS family pyridoxal phosphate-dependent enzyme, giving the protein MTELSAPGQGQGEDTRTAELAQRISAVRSRIVKAADRAGRSDRLPALIVVTKFHPAEDIRRLAALGIKDVGENRDQEAAAKALELADLALTWHFVGQLQTKKAKSVARYASAVHSVDRTPLVDALAKAVGNEMESSGRAPLDCFIQVNLDDQTDDAGTHRGGAAPTDVPVIAERIAASKALSLAGVMAVAPLGMPPEPAFQKLAGISARLAAAYPAATAISAGMSQDLEAAIKFGATHLRIGSDILGSRPAVG; this is encoded by the coding sequence ATGACTGAGCTGTCGGCGCCAGGGCAGGGCCAGGGTGAAGACACCCGCACCGCAGAACTTGCCCAGCGGATCTCCGCGGTACGGTCCCGGATCGTGAAGGCGGCTGACAGGGCGGGCCGCAGCGACCGGCTGCCCGCCCTGATCGTGGTCACCAAGTTCCACCCGGCAGAGGATATCCGGCGGCTTGCAGCCTTGGGGATCAAGGACGTCGGTGAGAACCGCGACCAGGAAGCAGCCGCCAAAGCCCTGGAGCTGGCCGACCTTGCCCTCACCTGGCATTTCGTGGGCCAACTGCAGACCAAGAAGGCCAAGTCCGTGGCACGCTATGCCTCCGCGGTCCACTCGGTGGACCGGACGCCGCTCGTGGATGCGCTGGCAAAGGCGGTGGGGAACGAGATGGAGTCCAGCGGCCGCGCCCCGCTGGACTGCTTCATCCAGGTCAACCTGGATGATCAGACGGACGACGCCGGCACGCACCGCGGCGGGGCTGCCCCCACCGATGTGCCGGTCATCGCAGAACGTATCGCCGCCTCGAAAGCCCTTAGCCTGGCCGGCGTGATGGCAGTTGCCCCGCTGGGGATGCCGCCGGAGCCGGCGTTCCAAAAGCTTGCCGGGATTTCCGCCCGGCTCGCAGCGGCTTACCCCGCCGCGACGGCCATTTCCGCAGGCATGAGCCAGGACCTGGAAGCTGCCATCAAGTTCGGGGCGACACACCTGCGAATCGGTTCCGATATTCTCGGTTCCCGTCCCGCCGTGGGGTAG
- a CDS encoding cell division protein SepF, which translates to MAGALRKTMIYLGLADGDEHYEPEQQTTRKDEDEPMEVDREERRAPAPVREVSREASYAPEEEYRAPVTPIKRAASSREENTGLRQITTIHPRSYNDAKLIGESFRDGIPVIMNVTDMGEADAKRLVDFSAGLVFGLRGSIERVTNKVFLLSPSYVEVIGDDKKASDTQASFFNQS; encoded by the coding sequence ATGGCCGGCGCTCTGCGCAAGACAATGATCTATCTTGGGCTCGCCGACGGCGACGAGCATTACGAGCCCGAGCAACAGACCACACGTAAGGATGAGGACGAACCGATGGAAGTTGACCGCGAGGAACGCCGTGCCCCGGCACCGGTCCGCGAAGTCAGCCGCGAGGCGTCCTACGCCCCTGAAGAGGAATACCGCGCCCCTGTGACCCCGATTAAGCGTGCGGCCTCGAGCCGCGAAGAGAACACCGGTCTGCGCCAGATCACTACCATCCACCCGCGCTCCTACAACGATGCCAAGCTCATCGGTGAGAGCTTCCGGGACGGCATTCCGGTAATCATGAATGTCACGGACATGGGTGAGGCTGACGCCAAGCGCCTGGTGGATTTCTCCGCCGGCCTCGTCTTTGGCCTCCGGGGCAGCATCGAGCGGGTGACCAACAAGGTGTTCCTGCTCTCACCGTCCTATGTCGAAGTGATCGGTGACGACAAGAAGGCCAGTGATACCCAGGCCAGCTTC